Genomic segment of Ignavibacteriales bacterium:
TCGGGAGTTTTATTTTTATCATCCGCTGTATTTTGGAATTGTGCGCCCGGACTTCCAAACCCGCTCCCCGAACCAAATCCAACCAGCAAATATTCCTGAGGATTAGATTCACCGGACATTTTTACGAAAAGAAATATTAATGCAAGTATCAAATGAAATGAGATTGAAACCAAATATGAAATATTTCGAGGTTCTTTTATAAACATTAGAAAGAAACTTTTTCGGTTTGAATTGTGAATTTATCAATTCCAATTCCTTTTGCTGCATCAATTACTTTAATAATGATATCAATCTTAACAGATTTATCAGCACGTATTGTAAGATTTTCACTCTGATTTTTTTTAATTGTGGAGAGCTTTCCGGCAAGTGCATTGAGCGAGATCTCATCGGATCCTATATAAATTCTCCCTTGATCTGTTATAGTAACGGAAAAATTTGTTGCTTGAGCTTGTTCGTTATTTTTTGCGCCCGGCAATTTTACTTTGACACCGGTTTGAAGAACAAACTGCGATGACAAGAGAAAAAATATTAATAGCAGCATCACAATATCAGTCAAAGAAGAAAAGTTGAAAGCGCTTATTAATTTATGAGGGGATTCAAATTTCATTTTTTCACCTATAGCTCTATTTCTTCATCATCCGAAAAATCTTTACCCGTTTCATCTAAGACATCAAGAATATCAGTTGCAACTCTTTCCATATCCAAAACTATTTTACTTATTAGATTTACAAAATAATTATATAAAGCAAGCGCAGGAATTCCTACGAACAGACCAAATGCAGTTGTAAGTAATGCTTCCCAAATACCGGAAGCAAGATCAGCCGGGCTAGCACTTCCTTGAAGTTCTTGTATTTTCATAAATGCAGCAATCATTCCGGTAACAGTTCCAAGAAAACCCAGCATCGGTGCAGCTCCGGCGACTGTAGCCAAAGTTGCTAATCCTTTTTCGAGTTTACTTATTTCCTGTTTACCAGCTGATTCAATTGATTCAATTACTCTTTTGCGTCCAAACTTGTGTTTCTTTAATCCCCTGCGGATAATATTTGAGATTGGCGATTTCTCCTCCATGCAATAATTGATAGCTCCGGCAAGATCTTTTCTTTTTAGTATTCCTCTTATCTTAATAGAAAATGCCGGCACATTAATTTTTGCTTTTTTTATAACCAAAAATTTTTCTATCACAATCGCTAAACCAATAATTGAACATGCAAGGATCGGCCACATTACTAATCCGCCCTTCAAAAACATTTGTATTAAATTCATATCTAACCTTCAGGGATATATTAAAATTTATTTTTATTGATATAATCTTGCGCTTCTTTTTCTGAATTAAAAGAACCAACACGTACACGGTACCATGTTCCTCCTTTTTGAGGAAGATAAGCTTCAACAATAAACGCATTAATACCGAGAGAGCGCAATCGTTTAACCTCTTGTTCGGCTCTAAGTTTCCGAGGCCAAGATGAAGTCTGATAGCTATAACTCTTTCCATCGTAGTAAATTGATTTGTTTACACGCGTATCTGTAGCCGGAGTTTTATACAAATCATTATTCACCGATTTTGTTTTTGGTTCTGTTCTTAAATTATTTGAAGTTGTTTTTGATCCTTGATTTTGAAGAGCTTTCTCTTGTTTGATCGGAACAGGCGGAGTTGCAGAAATTGGAAAATCACTTAACTCATCGTTTATCGGTTGTGAAGTAACATTTTTATTCTGTGTAGAATTATTTTGTTTAGCAATTGTTTGGTTTGGTATTATAGTCTTTGGTGAATCAATAGTATTTTGAATCGGTTGCTGAGAATTATTAGCATCCAATTTTGTCTGCTGAGGTTCATTCGGATTATTTCCTCTCATAATCAGATAAATTATTATTGAGGTTACTAAAACAAATGCAGAAAAGATCAAAATAAATGTTTTATTAAAATAATTATCTTTTTCTTTCATGACTGGTTTTATCCTCAGCTTATTATAATCATCATCATATCTTTTATCATCCTCATCAATAAGTGTTATTGCTTTATTTTTTTCTCTGCCAATTCTCAGGTCTTCAACAAATTCATACTTAACAGGAGGACCGGAAAACTCCAATACAACTTTTTTAGGATGATCGGAATATTCATCTGTTGGTTTCTTAAATCTGAATGATCTTTCGTTAGTTAATCGTCTGCTATATTTAAGTCTATCTCCATTTAACCGTTCGCCTTCTTCAATGATTTCGCGCTCAAGTGTTTTCTCTAATTCTTTGAATAGATCCTTTGTAAATTTTTTATCGGTACCAACTTTTTGATCAATTAATTCCAAGTTATCATCATCATTAAATTGATCAACCATTTCGAAGTTAGCTTCTTCTTCTATAATTACACCGAATTCATCTTTTAATTCGTCACCCCAATTCCATTCGATCTTCTCATCAAGTTGCGGTTGTTCCCTTTCTAAATCTTCATCTTCTGTTTCAACATCAACATTTTCTTTTTCATCAACTATTGTTTCTGTAACGTCCTTTTCTTCTTGATCAATTATTTTTTTCCCCGTCTCTGTCTCTTTAACTTTATCTATTGGTATTTCCAGTGGGCTACTAATTTCCGGCTCAGACACTTCATTTTGAACATGTAAATTCTCTTTAGGGATTGATATTGAATCATCCAACAGATCGGCAACGGTTAATGATCCTGCTGAGACCTCCGTTTCTTCAAGTGCAGAATAATCGTTTTGTTCTTCTTCCGTAGTAGAATTTGATTTCAGTGAACTTGTTTCACTGTCTGCTTCTTCTTTAATAATATTAATTTTCTCTTCTTTAATAATTTTATCGAGGTCTGAAAATTTATTTTCTTCATTTGCTTGAAGAGAAATTTTATCTGATGTTTTGTCATCAAATGTATTTATTCGTTCATCGTTTATTGTTTTAGAAACATCATCCTCAAAAAAATTATTTGGTATACTTCCCGGTTCGGTTTGATCTTTATAATTAATATCAGCCGTCAACTCTGCTAGTTGCGATTGTATATCACCAAGTTTTTCGGTTTCATAATCTTCAGGCGATTTATAGTAATCATCCCAAATACTGAAGTTTGGAATTTGATCTGACTCAGCGATTAATTCTTTAACTCTTTCTTCAATTGATTTTCTCAACATAGCATAAGAAGTTTCTGTATCTGGAAATTCATCTATTGATAGAGGCAGCAGAGGTTTACCAACACCAATGCTGAATACCGTAGCATCAAATTCAAGTTTGGTTTTTACTTTGGGAAGAACTTCAATTGTTAAATAAAGATTATGCATTTCATGAGTAAAATCTTCGGGGAGTGGGGAAAATATTAACTGACTTACATCATTACCGGTTGAAACAGCTTTTTGCTGGAAGAAACCGATGCGAGGAACTTTCAAAGTAATTCCCTCTCCAAGAACCTCGGAAATGTTTTCTATAAATATCTCAAATGATAATTCTTTTTGAGATACGGAAACTCCGAGTACATCGGTTACTTTTTTTTGCAGTTCGGCTAGTTTCATTTTTTTTACTTATTACTCATTTACCATCTGTATTCAATACCAAAAAATAGATCAAACGGTTTTTCTTGATATTGTTTCCATACAAAGTTACCTTGATTCAAAATATTTTGAAAGTCGGCTGTGAGTTTAAATCCTTTTAATAATTCATAAAACAACGAAAAAGAAATGTTGTGATAATTGTCTAATTTATTTGAATTAATAATATCAGTATAAGAATTTAGTTCCAATAAATATTTTACATTGAACCCGAAACTTGAACTGAAATTGTAACCGTAAGAAAGAGTTGAGGAAATCTTTGGCTCATATGGAACTGTCCTATCAAAATTATCCTTTACATCTTTGAATTTAATATTTGCTGAAAAAGTACCATAGTAAGATGGGTTTATAATAAAATCTATTCCGGCAGAGAAGATTGATACTTCAGGAAGTACTAATAAATCAAATTTGCCAATATCAACCGCATCTTGAAAACAAAAATAATTTTCAATTTTAGAATACCCGCCGGATAAAGATAATGAATACATTTTTTTGTATTCGTACTTCAATAAAATACTTAAGTCTGTTTTATACTTAAGAAATACATTATCCGTCACACCCTGATTAAAATATCTATTTATATTAAAAATATCTGTTGTATTGAAGTAGCCTACATGCGGTTTATATTCACATGAAAGAGTGAATCCATTTTCAAAATTAAATTCAAATAAGCCAAATGGTGAAAAGAACGAATTCGAAGAATTCGATGCATAATCAATTCCAAAAGTTAGTAGTAAAGATCGAATTGGTAATATTTTTACATAACTCTCAATTGAATAAAAACTGTTACCATTACTACCACTAATATTATTTTCAAGCGACTGCTTTTTATAATTCCCAAGTGCACCGATAGTAAAATTGTCTAATTTGAATTCGAATAAACCATTAGCATTTAAGTTAGTTTCTTTCAATCCGCTTTCACTTAATGAATAAATATTTCCCTTAAGACCAAATCCATAACTGACCCAACGATTGTATGAACTCTCGATAGAAATATTTGCTGAACCGTTGTTCCGCTCTCGCAAAAAGGATGGATCCTTTGTTGCAAATAGATGATACGAATCGCGAAAATAATTTGCACCAAATTTAATTTTAGATCCTGGCAGAAGATCTGATCTTGTACTTAAGAATAATTCATTACTTAATGAGAAACCAATATTATTATAACCCGAGTTTGGAATGTACTCTCGTATATTTGAGCCCCAGATACTTGCATTGAAAAGATAATTATCAAAATTTTGGTTCATACTTAACATACCGGTTGGAAGTGAATATCTACCGGCTTGAATTTTTATAGTTCCATTATAATAATCATCGAAAAGTTTAATACCGGGTTGAATCTGAACCGGCAGAGAAGAAAATAACAAAGGAAATTCTTCCGGTGAATATTGTGGTGTTAAGAAATCTTTAGAAATTGTTGAAACAAAATCCGGTTTTCTTTTTACAGCAATAGGTATATCAATATTCTGTCTTCCGGTAATTACAAAATCCGGCAGTTCAATACTTTGCTGTTCCGTTTGAGCAAATAGAAATGTGTTCAAGAATAATATTATTAGAATAAAATATTTTTTCATAATTGTTTGATTTTCTTTTTCGCTTCATCGGCAAATTCACCGGAATCATGTCTGCTTAAAACAGCGCGGTACATTTCCCTCGCTTGCTTTTTGTCCTTAAGCTTTACATAGCAATCGCCTAGCTTTAATAATGATTTTGTATACCACTCATCGTAAGAAGCAAAAACAGAACGCACACGTACAAGGGATGTGATTGCATCATCAATTTTGTTTTGATTATACAATAATACTCCGTAATAATATTGTGCTTCTGCACCAATATCGTCCGTTCTCTTTTCACTGATTTCCTTAAAAAGCGTTTGTGCATTTTCATAATTATTATTCTGCAATTCAATTACACCTAATTCTACTTTTGCTTTGGAAGCGAAAATCGAACCATCGTAATAAGTTATGATCTGATCGAAAGTTGATGATGCTTCAACAATTTTATTATCCTTTGCTTGATTAACACCTTGCTGATATAACAATTCGGGAACACGATTTGAAGTTGGAACTGCATCTGAAGCTTCCTTTAAAACATTTACTGCTGATGAGTATTGTTTTTTATCAGAATAAATCCGCGCAAGTTCTATAACCGAGGAAATACCTATTTCCGATTTCAGCGAACGTATCTTAGCAAGAGTAAAATTATTAATTGCTTCTGTCTCGTTTTTCATATTAGCAGCACTTTTACCAATCCAATAATATGCATTCGGAATAAGTGAACTATTTGGATAGTTTGCTATAAACTCCTTATATGATCTTATTGCTGAATTATAATCCTGGATGCTATAGTAGAGATCACCTTTCTTAAAAAATATTTGGTCGCTGTATTTCGAATTAGGATTTGATGTTATGAATTGATCTATAAATTTAATTGCTTCACCGGGTTGTTCTTTCGCAACATAAGCATACTGAATCCCGCTAACAGCATCAAATATATATTGCGTAGCCGGATGTTCAGCTAATACTTTTGAATAAAAAACAATTGAAGAATCGTATTGACCTGAATTATAATATGAGTCACCGATCGAATTATAAACGATTGGTCTCATGGATGATCGTGGATATTTATTAAGAAGTAATTTGTACGAACGTATTGCATTATTAAAATCGTTCTGTTGAAAATGAATCCACCCGATTATATACTGAGATTGGTCCGTGTATTTTGAAGTGGGATATTTCTCTTGAAGTTTTTCAAAAGCATCTATTGCTTCATTTGCTTTGCCCGATTTAAATAGTGACTGTCCATATTGATAATAAGCCAGGTCGTTATTCAAGACAGCTTTTTCTTTTGAAAATAATTCTCGATAAATAGTACTGGCTTTTGCAAAATTTTTAATCCCGAAATAACTATCGGCAAGACGGAGTGTATATTCGTTCGTATTCGGATCATTTTTATATTTTGATAAATACTCATTGAAATAGTAGATCGAATTTGTAAAGTCTTTAAGATTGAAATAGGTGTATGCTTTTCCTAAAAGAGTTTGCTGTTTTAGCAATTCAGAATTGGGATTGATGGAATTATAACTTTTTAAGGCGTCAGAAAATTTTGCTTGCTGGAAATAAACTTCAGCTAAATAGAAATTTACTTTATCCGGTTCAAATTCTTTTGAGCGAGATCTCAACTCTTCTAAATATTTAATTGAAGTATCATAATCGTTCAGGTAATAATCCGAAACTGCGAGTCCGAGTAGAGACCTATTCTTTAATTCAGATTGTTCCTGAGTTAGCTTTAACGCTTCAGAAAAATATTTTTTGGCATCGTTGTAATTCTTTTTATTTAATCTCGATTCACCAAGCAAAGTATATGCTTTGCTACGTGTTTGTATATCATTTGAAATTGTTGCATTCAGCAAAGCTTTTTCTGCATCCGGCCCTTCGCTCTGACCAATTAATGTAGAACCGATCCCTAACTGAGCTCTTGAAGCAAGTCTATGACCGGGATATTTTGCAATGAAGTTGTTGAAGATTTCACCTGCCATTTTTGTATCGCCTAAATATCTCTTGCTTTCTCCACTCCAGAATAAAGCATCCGCCTTTAACGAATCAAATCCAGCATCGGCAAGCTCTTTAAATAATTTGTATGCATCATCATATCTTTCCTGCTGGAAATTTATCCAAGCCAAACTATAATTGATCTTATCTTTGTTAGATTTATCGCTTACAGTGGTAAGTAACTCATTGTAAACTTGCGAAGCTTCTTTATATTCTTTCAACCGGACAAAAGAACTTGCTAGAAAATATTTTGATTCGATTAATTCTTGTTTTGGAAGCTGCTTAATCAAAGGATCATTTAATTCAATAATAGCATTATCATATTCTTTTAGAATGAAATAACAGATTCCAATCCTCATCTGAGATTTAGGACCTAACTCGTGATCTTTGTAATAAGCAAGTAGTTCATCATATTCTTCAACCGCTTTCTTATAATTATCAGATTTTTCATAGACTTGAGCGAGAGAGTAGATAGAGTTGACAATAAATTTATTTGTTCTTTCATGAGTTATTGCATTTTTAAAATTTTCTTCAGCATCTATATATTTCTCTTCGGCTAAGTATGATTCACCAATCCAGTAATATGATGTACCGGTAAATTCATTTGATGGATATTCATTAAGCAGCGAGGTTAACCGTTCACGTGCTTTTCTATATTCACCTTTTTTATAATAAATAGTTCCAAGAGTATATAAAGCAGATTCACGATAATTAGAAAACTTATTTTGATCTATGAAAGATTCAAATTCTGATGCCGCACCATCGAGCTGATCCAAATTTAGAAGACAATTAGCCGAGTAGAATTTTGCTGAGACAATTTGAAGATCATTTAATTCATTTTGTTCAGCGGCTGTCCTGAAAAGTTGGTAAGCAGTTCCAAAATCACGACTGTTGTACGCATTTAACGCATTTGTAAAATTATCGGGAAGATCTTGAGCCGAAATAGAAATAATATATGTTAATAAAAGGATTGTAATTTTTTTCATAATAATTAGGTTTTTATTGCTGCTTTCAAGAATAGCAAGAAAAGGGCTCCTGCAATTCCCGAGAAAAAATTAACAACATCATTGTTAATCCATCTATAGCCACTGAAATGATCTGCATCAAAACCGCAGTGAATATTTCTTTCAGTTACTTTATTGCAAACCAAACATTTATTTTGAGCTTGTATTGTAGCGCCAAGAATACTATCAATCATACTGCCGAAAACTCCGGTGGTTATTATTAAAATTGTATAATGAATGTAAGA
This window contains:
- a CDS encoding biopolymer transporter ExbD — its product is MKFESPHKLISAFNFSSLTDIVMLLLIFFLLSSQFVLQTGVKVKLPGAKNNEQAQATNFSVTITDQGRIYIGSDEISLNALAGKLSTIKKNQSENLTIRADKSVKIDIIIKVIDAAKGIGIDKFTIQTEKVSF
- a CDS encoding MotA/TolQ/ExbB proton channel family protein — encoded protein: MNLIQMFLKGGLVMWPILACSIIGLAIVIEKFLVIKKAKINVPAFSIKIRGILKRKDLAGAINYCMEEKSPISNIIRRGLKKHKFGRKRVIESIESAGKQEISKLEKGLATLATVAGAAPMLGFLGTVTGMIAAFMKIQELQGSASPADLASGIWEALLTTAFGLFVGIPALALYNYFVNLISKIVLDMERVATDILDVLDETGKDFSDDEEIEL
- a CDS encoding SPOR domain-containing protein encodes the protein MKLAELQKKVTDVLGVSVSQKELSFEIFIENISEVLGEGITLKVPRIGFFQQKAVSTGNDVSQLIFSPLPEDFTHEMHNLYLTIEVLPKVKTKLEFDATVFSIGVGKPLLPLSIDEFPDTETSYAMLRKSIEERVKELIAESDQIPNFSIWDDYYKSPEDYETEKLGDIQSQLAELTADINYKDQTEPGSIPNNFFEDDVSKTINDERINTFDDKTSDKISLQANEENKFSDLDKIIKEEKINIIKEEADSETSSLKSNSTTEEEQNDYSALEETEVSAGSLTVADLLDDSISIPKENLHVQNEVSEPEISSPLEIPIDKVKETETGKKIIDQEEKDVTETIVDEKENVDVETEDEDLEREQPQLDEKIEWNWGDELKDEFGVIIEEEANFEMVDQFNDDDNLELIDQKVGTDKKFTKDLFKELEKTLEREIIEEGERLNGDRLKYSRRLTNERSFRFKKPTDEYSDHPKKVVLEFSGPPVKYEFVEDLRIGREKNKAITLIDEDDKRYDDDYNKLRIKPVMKEKDNYFNKTFILIFSAFVLVTSIIIYLIMRGNNPNEPQQTKLDANNSQQPIQNTIDSPKTIIPNQTIAKQNNSTQNKNVTSQPINDELSDFPISATPPVPIKQEKALQNQGSKTTSNNLRTEPKTKSVNNDLYKTPATDTRVNKSIYYDGKSYSYQTSSWPRKLRAEQEVKRLRSLGINAFIVEAYLPQKGGTWYRVRVGSFNSEKEAQDYINKNKF
- a CDS encoding tetratricopeptide repeat protein; translation: MKKITILLLTYIISISAQDLPDNFTNALNAYNSRDFGTAYQLFRTAAEQNELNDLQIVSAKFYSANCLLNLDQLDGAASEFESFIDQNKFSNYRESALYTLGTIYYKKGEYRKARERLTSLLNEYPSNEFTGTSYYWIGESYLAEEKYIDAEENFKNAITHERTNKFIVNSIYSLAQVYEKSDNYKKAVEEYDELLAYYKDHELGPKSQMRIGICYFILKEYDNAIIELNDPLIKQLPKQELIESKYFLASSFVRLKEYKEASQVYNELLTTVSDKSNKDKINYSLAWINFQQERYDDAYKLFKELADAGFDSLKADALFWSGESKRYLGDTKMAGEIFNNFIAKYPGHRLASRAQLGIGSTLIGQSEGPDAEKALLNATISNDIQTRSKAYTLLGESRLNKKNYNDAKKYFSEALKLTQEQSELKNRSLLGLAVSDYYLNDYDTSIKYLEELRSRSKEFEPDKVNFYLAEVYFQQAKFSDALKSYNSINPNSELLKQQTLLGKAYTYFNLKDFTNSIYYFNEYLSKYKNDPNTNEYTLRLADSYFGIKNFAKASTIYRELFSKEKAVLNNDLAYYQYGQSLFKSGKANEAIDAFEKLQEKYPTSKYTDQSQYIIGWIHFQQNDFNNAIRSYKLLLNKYPRSSMRPIVYNSIGDSYYNSGQYDSSIVFYSKVLAEHPATQYIFDAVSGIQYAYVAKEQPGEAIKFIDQFITSNPNSKYSDQIFFKKGDLYYSIQDYNSAIRSYKEFIANYPNSSLIPNAYYWIGKSAANMKNETEAINNFTLAKIRSLKSEIGISSVIELARIYSDKKQYSSAVNVLKEASDAVPTSNRVPELLYQQGVNQAKDNKIVEASSTFDQIITYYDGSIFASKAKVELGVIELQNNNYENAQTLFKEISEKRTDDIGAEAQYYYGVLLYNQNKIDDAITSLVRVRSVFASYDEWYTKSLLKLGDCYVKLKDKKQAREMYRAVLSRHDSGEFADEAKKKIKQL